The Mytilus edulis chromosome 5, xbMytEdul2.2, whole genome shotgun sequence genomic interval TCGTCGAACTATGAGCCCATACCAGAATTGCCATTTTATCATTGGCAATATGtacaatttatttaatattactCATGGTGTTGTCCTGGACATATTCTCATTATAAAAAGAGAATAATTCGCACGTTATGAATATGTTTATTGTTATGCCATATCAATTGACATGAAGTTTAAATTAAAGGTATAACACATTCAGTCGTCTCATTTGCAACAATCGGTCAAAATCTTTTTGAATGCTTTCCTGAATTCTGGATTAAATATTGTGTAGATCGCTGGATTAAGAAAACTATTTATGTACCCTAACCAGACAAAGACACTAACAAGGATCATATTCTGCTGACATATTGGATTTCCCATGAGGTTAGATTTAAATTTGATGCATATGGCGTTTGTTATGTTGATTGTGAAAAATGGAACCCAGCAAAAGAGGAAAACACCTGAAATAGAAACAACACATTttttaatacataaaatatacatacaatataCATTAAAAGGACAGTATTAATTGAAGGGTTGCTTCTTGGTTTGTATATGTTGCCATCCTTTGTGATGTTGTTAATAGTTTAAGACATCTCTTATTTATCACCACTGTATGATTCCAATAATACCATTACATAGTACAGGCAATGAGATATGATTCAGTATTAATTGCATCTTATGTGTGTTTTATGGTAAACATGTATGCACAGTTTTCATTAGCAAAAAGGTATCAAACAGATTTGGAACAAATTTCTAAAATAATGTTTCTGGAaccaaatttttttatataatatttatagaaCAAATCTCAAAAATAGATGTAGTGTTTCTGGAACAAATTTAACAGGTTTGCTCAATATCAAATGAGAAGGGACTCAAATAAATAAAACCTTTGAGAAACACATGAAAATACAATTGACAGTTTGCCCTCATGCAATGTTGATTTCAGATGAATTTTGCTTAGCctatttttatgtaatttttttatcatacaGCTTTTCAACTGTTATGGTTATTATACATCCTTCGAATTTGAGCGCTCTATATGACAGTAAATACAGAAAAGTGCGTTGATGCATGAAAtctataacgtgttgttttcattttgtttcatcGAAATAGATCAAGCTccgtaaatataatttttaagtttgcctttataaatttaatactatttCTGTCAATACAAATTATCGTAGGCATGCATATTTAAAAGGGTAAGTGTTATAAAGCATTACTGGTAGTATTTTCCTTAATTAACATTATTAAgcaaatgttctttttatatgtatCAGAAAGAATTTGCTGCTAATAAGCATGAATAATTGAAAATGcgttttattttttacacaattaaATCATCTTTATTTCACTAAATGTTGTTTAATAATTTACTAAGCTTACAGCATTGAGTTAATTGAAAATAATGGTCTTTTAAGTTTTTACTGACCTAAGACGATGGCTAATGTCTTTGTAGCTTTCTTTTCTCGCTTTGATGAtgatttttctttccttttcctACTCGTTCGTCTATGAAAATACTTTCCTACAGTACGTTTCTCCTTTCGCCTCGAAACGTTTACTGGTTTCGTGTCATTGACAGGAATTAACTGACACTTGTGTTCAAACTCTCCGGGTTTTGCACGCCGTTCCGAGGACGGTGTAGATGAAAACTTTGTCTCTGTTTCCATTTGAGTGTCTACATTACATGTTCCGTTTCCATTGCCGTCAATTTGTATTTCTACATGTCTTACAGCAACTGGGTTTATAATTAACTCTGCCTCCTTCTCCTCGTCTACATCGTCAGCACTATCCGGACTTTTTTGACCACTATCGTCGTCGTTATACCGTTCACTAGAGTCGGTATTTGTGGCCATATTACTGACATTGTCATCACAGACAGGAATTAATAACTGGTTTGGGGCTTTGTTCGTATTGTATGTGGATATTTTACCATTGTCCATGCTCTTAGCTAAACCTGTTTTAATAGTAGGCTCCGTTTTTGTGGCATTTATTGTAGCGGTATTTTCTATAACTTTTGAAGTGGATGTCTTTGTCGCTTTTGCTTTCTTTTTCTTCTGTGCTTTTGCACGAATACGTAAAACTCTCCATATTCGCCAGtataaaaacatcattataaTGGAAGGTATGTAAAATGATCCCATGGAAGAATAAATgagaaaatcagaattaaaaaatGCACACAAGCCTGGCTTCCGTTCTTCGGAATAGTTAACACCTAATGCTATAGGTGCGGCTATTGCTACGGAAATAACCCAAGTCAATGCTAACGTCACAAATACACGTTTGGAATTTTTATGTTTCGAGTATTTGATTGGTTGTGTCACTGCTATAAATctgaaaataacaatgaaaaatgttaagtttTCTAGGATTGGTATTTATGGTATTCCGTAATGGCAAATGTTCATTAGTTTTATTAACAAAGTACAAGTGcgtaataaaggcaacagtagtataccgctattcaaaactcataaatccatggacaaaaaacaaaatcgggataacaaactaaaaccgagggaaacgcattaaatataagaggagaacaacgacataacactaaaatgtaaagGAGGTCTTTTACatcttaaactttcatgacagtGACGTACAACTCAAAGCTTAGATCTTAGGAAAATACAAGATTAAGGTCTtcattaataaaggcaacagtagtattccgctgttcaaaagtcataaatggaTTATGGGAAAACCAATACAGACTACTAACTGAAaccgagggaaatacatcaactataagagaaaaacaacggaacaacagaaatactgaagtgcaacaaagACAAACGCAAATGCTTTATATATACATAGAAATGAACTTTTGgatacaactgccatattcctaacttggtacagggtatttcattttttttaattccaaaaacAGGGTTAAAAGAAGGAAGGGATATAGTCTTACATTCTACAATGACCTTCATCATTTGGTTTATCAAGTTTCAGTTGTTGAACTGACCAGTATATGTCATAAATCCTACATGTTCACTATCATGACAACCATCTAAAATCATCATAGGCTTCGTCATTTCAATTTGCTGAAAGTTGTGGCTACGGAATAGATGCACGTGGTCTCACTAGGTTTTGAGTTCCTACGCTTCCGACTGTGTGTACTCTCATGTTTGACTCTCCTTTATATGGGGTTAAATTATTACTTGATATTGTTGTGTACCATTGCTTGTTTATTTCCAGGTATCTATTTCTATCTTCCctttttgtaatgttttgatttaaataCCGTAAAAACACAGGAGTATAAATATCGtctttgaaataagaaaaaaaatacactcAAATTCTATCcttattaaatacaaaatataaacaaattatctCCACATTTTCcttatatattttgctttttgggGTTGATTTTTATGTGTCTCGTTTGCATTTTGTACTCTGGtaaccttttaaaaaatttcacTTTGAACAAATAAGTTCAggatcttttatttttttcatttctcttttttattattgaaattaaaagtaCTCGAACACCTTAAGTACATTATCTGGAAAATAATATGACATTAGACGCataattataaaacaagaagACGTGGTATTTGGCAAACCCTTTCAAAATTTTGGTCATTGTTGCTCTTCcacttcgtttttttttatatattctttaaattttataattcgaGCGACCCGATGAAtttttagtagacgaaacgcttCTGGTGTACAACCTTTAGATCCTGGTATACATGATGTGTTTATGATCGAACAAGTGGATTGCTTTAAATGTTATTTGcaaaatgttttgtaattttctatgtttattctcttcaacttcgtatttgagTTTCCCGTCATGTcgttgaaattaataaaaaatataagtatatttagAAGACTTACTGTCATAATAACTGTTTTAACcgaatataaatgaatatttagGTATCAATGAATTTTGAAATGAGATCAAAGTTTATACAAACCTATCTACACTAATGGCCGTTAAATTTAATATAGAAGCTGTACATGCCATGACGTCAGACGCCACCCATGCATCACATAACGCATCACTGAGTAACCATGACTGCGCAACCTACAAAATAGAACTGGATTTGAATTCATATGTCAAAGAAAGTGTATATTTTGTACCAATCAcagatgtaataaaaaaataatgtcacaGAAAAGTGTAACTGGTGTACCAATCACAGATATAATCGAAAAATATTGGCTTTGTTTTAGGTTTATTATTTGACCGCCAATGCCAATAGATGTTCCTGTTCGGCAGAAAGCGATAGGAATATATGTGTCCCTCGTTAGAAGATGACAAGTAAGTTTCCAAACACACTGAAAGCATATTTACAGACTTGGATTACCTAATCTCTTAGATTTAAACGAATAACAACATACCCTGATAATGCAGTTTGGCTGAAATTCTTAACAAAATGTAAGCTACGATATTCATTCGAAAGGCGTATCTGTCAAAGGTGAAATGTCCCATAAGCTGTAAGGGATGATTATGCAACTTTTGCATCCGTACGAAATGGAAAGTAAAATATGAAGTCCATGTTAGCAGAACTTCACGCCTCATCACGTTTTAAAGTACTCTTTAATTTTCCTTGTATCGAGAAGTTCAGTACTTGATCAtttgttcatttgtatttttatcaattacATCTGATATGGATGCCAGTTCTTAGTCTCTCCAATGTATTCAT includes:
- the LOC139525507 gene encoding dopamine D2-like receptor, which encodes MNISTNLDDKSVLPNDNTNYEVKRGISETTKNTADIGTTFSMSDLWPFICDDNDTWCLFNDTSWISNSTAEVTTGLTTDMVTLNTTGDFHNSTEETDVLAANRYWLFALLFFPLLTVFGNVLVVMSVVRERQLKTATNYFICSLAVADIMVAVVVMPPAVYLEVAQSWLLSDALCDAWVASDVMACTASILNLTAISVDRFIAVTQPIKYSKHKNSKRVFVTLALTWVISVAIAAPIALGVNYSEERKPGLCAFFNSDFLIYSSMGSFYIPSIIMMFLYWRIWRVLRIRAKAQKKKKAKATKTSTSKVIENTATINATKTEPTIKTGLAKSMDNGKISTYNTNKAPNQLLIPVCDDNVSNMATNTDSSERYNDDDSGQKSPDSADDVDEEKEAELIINPVAVRHVEIQIDGNGNGTCNVDTQMETETKFSSTPSSERRAKPGEFEHKCQLIPVNDTKPVNVSRRKEKRTVGKYFHRRTSRKRKEKSSSKREKKATKTLAIVLGVFLFCWVPFFTINITNAICIKFKSNLMGNPICQQNMILVSVFVWLGYINSFLNPAIYTIFNPEFRKAFKKILTDCCK